The proteins below come from a single Aphanothece sacrum FPU1 genomic window:
- a CDS encoding AbrB/MazE/SpoVT family DNA-binding domain-containing protein, with product MKSQIGKWGNSLGFRIPKHIVETLNLKPHDSVECFIENGRLIVERIDQLPEFSLEELLDQVSEPSEEEIDWGKPYGDEVW from the coding sequence ATGAAATCTCAAATTGGGAAGTGGGGTAATTCTTTGGGGTTCCGCATTCCTAAGCATATTGTCGAGACTCTGAACTTAAAACCTCATGATTCAGTTGAATGTTTCATCGAGAATGGTAGATTGATTGTTGAGCGCATTGATCAACTGCCAGAATTTTCCTTAGAGGAGTTACTAGATCAGGTAAGTGAACCTTCTGAGGAAGAAATAGATTGGGGAAAACCTTATGGGGACGAGGTTTGGTGA
- a CDS encoding type II toxin-antitoxin system PemK/MazF family toxin, which produces MYIPQRQDFIWLNFDPQAGHEQMGKRPALVVSQDDFNCKMGFIFVCPISNTQRNNPFYVPIPEQTVVTGVIMADQMRSLDYRARQATFLGKCPHILFQDVLRRIKPILF; this is translated from the coding sequence ATGTATATTCCCCAGCGACAGGATTTTATTTGGCTTAATTTTGATCCGCAAGCTGGCCATGAACAAATGGGGAAAAGACCCGCTTTAGTGGTTAGCCAAGATGATTTTAATTGTAAAATGGGTTTTATTTTTGTCTGCCCCATCAGTAATACACAGCGCAACAACCCCTTTTACGTTCCTATTCCTGAACAAACCGTAGTAACGGGAGTCATCATGGCAGATCAAATGCGATCACTCGATTATCGTGCTAGACAGGCAACTTTTCTGGGTAAATGTCCTCACATACTCTTTCAGGATGTTTTGCGACGCATTAAACCCATTCTATTTTAG
- a CDS encoding type II toxin-antitoxin system HicB family antitoxin, producing the protein MKNMMEYEGYFGSVNYNDEDEVFYGKVEYIRSLISYEGHDVPSLKANFQEAVDDYLVICKDQGIEPEKPFKGSFNIRTGSDLHRQAAIAAQQRGMNLNKFIAEAIKEYLK; encoded by the coding sequence ATGAAAAACATGATGGAGTATGAAGGATACTTTGGTTCAGTTAATTACAATGACGAAGATGAGGTATTTTACGGAAAAGTTGAGTATATCCGCAGTTTAATTAGTTACGAAGGACATGATGTACCATCCTTGAAGGCAAATTTTCAAGAAGCGGTCGATGATTACCTGGTAATTTGCAAAGATCAAGGAATAGAACCAGAAAAACCATTTAAAGGCAGCTTTAATATCAGAACAGGAAGTGATCTCCACAGACAAGCAGCGATCGCGGCCCAACAAAGAGGGATGAACCTTAACAAGTTTATAGCAGAGGCAATTAAAGAGTATCTAAAATAG
- a CDS encoding type II toxin-antitoxin system HicA family toxin — protein sequence MTRKEKLIKRLLSKPKDFTWEELITLLSGFDFEERKTGKTGGSRRNFVNFSGLVISIHKPHPHNILKRYQIEQVIEILKQEGLL from the coding sequence ATGACCCGAAAAGAGAAGCTGATCAAGCGTCTGTTAAGTAAACCAAAAGATTTTACTTGGGAGGAATTAATCACTCTCTTGAGTGGATTCGATTTTGAGGAGAGAAAAACGGGAAAAACAGGGGGTTCCAGACGAAATTTTGTCAATTTTTCGGGATTGGTTATTAGTATTCATAAACCCCATCCTCACAATATTTTAAAAAGGTATCAGATAGAACAAGTGATTGAGATTCTCAAACAAGAGGGACTACTATGA
- a CDS encoding type IV pilin-like G/H family protein, whose translation MNTQFQAKLLQTLANKKGNKGFTLIELLVVVIIIGVLAAIALPNLLGQVGKARESEAKSTIGAMTRAQQGYFTEKAAFASSKDLLEVPTGGEKYYFINIPSAGLQMAQGSESPTVLQNGDKANEKNGTRDYISGIAYDTLNRTFSNQVCRADNSKKATKYVLTATDAPTGTNGIADSAAVTCKSGTEQIK comes from the coding sequence ATGAATACTCAATTTCAAGCTAAACTTCTCCAAACTCTCGCTAACAAAAAAGGAAACAAAGGTTTCACCTTAATTGAACTATTAGTTGTTGTTATTATTATCGGTGTATTAGCTGCGATCGCTCTACCTAACCTTTTAGGACAAGTTGGTAAAGCCAGAGAATCTGAAGCAAAAAGCACTATCGGTGCAATGACCCGCGCTCAACAAGGTTATTTCACAGAAAAAGCCGCTTTTGCTTCCAGCAAAGACCTTCTTGAAGTTCCCACCGGAGGCGAAAAATATTACTTCATCAACATTCCCTCTGCAGGACTGCAAATGGCACAAGGTAGTGAGAGTCCTACCGTTCTACAAAACGGTGACAAAGCCAACGAGAAAAATGGCACCCGCGACTATATCTCTGGTATTGCTTATGATACCCTCAATCGTACATTCTCTAACCAAGTTTGTCGTGCAGATAATAGCAAGAAAGCTACTAAATACGTGCTGACAGCAACTGATGCTCCCACTGGTACCAATGGCATTGCTGATAGTGCAGCTGTTACCTGTAAGTCTGGTACTGAACAAATCAAATAG
- a CDS encoding type IV pilin protein — protein MTNVIFKHLIPKKFDQGFTLIELLVVVIIIGILSAIVLPQTMNFIAKSREVEARSMMGALNRAQQGYFNEKGIFATSAQQLEVPPGNEKYYTFVVNQSNDETGGLQGAIGKDNKGYGTRDYAGAVGYNTVNRSFSTVICRSKDKANQYKITGLTSINTTTGTGTVAGATGGIKAQCDTTLTEVEEIN, from the coding sequence ATGACTAATGTAATATTTAAGCACCTTATCCCAAAAAAATTTGATCAAGGATTTACCCTAATCGAATTATTAGTTGTTGTTATCATTATTGGCATTTTAAGCGCGATAGTCCTACCCCAAACAATGAACTTTATTGCCAAAAGTAGAGAAGTAGAAGCAAGAAGTATGATGGGAGCTTTAAATCGCGCACAACAAGGTTATTTTAATGAAAAAGGTATATTTGCCACTAGCGCACAACAACTAGAAGTGCCACCGGGTAATGAAAAATATTATACATTTGTCGTCAATCAAAGCAATGATGAAACCGGAGGGTTACAAGGTGCAATAGGTAAAGACAATAAGGGTTATGGCACTCGTGATTATGCAGGTGCAGTTGGTTATAATACAGTGAATCGAAGCTTTTCGACTGTTATTTGTCGTTCAAAAGATAAAGCCAACCAATATAAAATTACAGGTTTAACATCTATTAATACAACTACAGGTACTGGCACAGTGGCGGGTGCAACAGGTGGAATAAAGGCTCAATGTGATACTACTTTAACAGAAGTTGAAGAAATTAATTAA
- a CDS encoding peptide ABC transporter substrate-binding protein, with product MFQKLFNRSFLNLLVCVSLGSSFVLSGCNPKTETPNASVPSQTQNDTLKLLYWQAPTILNPHLSTGFKDSEASRITLEPLASYDKNSQLIPFLAAEIPTIENGGIAKDGKSVTWNLKQNIKWSDGTPFTADDVVFTYQFITNNKVGSTSAETYTNIVKVEALDKYTVKITFKTSTPSWDRPFTGTSGMILPRHSYEKYNGENARQAPANLIPIGTGPYKVIEFKPGDVVVYEANSYFRDEDKLGFKRIELKGGGDATSAARAVLQTGDANYAYNLQVEAPILKQLETGGQGKIISLLGPLSERILVNLSDPNQTTKEGERSNLKFSHPFFNDKKVREAFSLAVDRDTIAQQLYGVTGKPTANFLILPQEYNSPNTSYEFNLEKASQLLDEAGWKDTNNNRTRDKNGVEMKVLLQSSVNTLRQKTQEIIKQGLQKIGVGVELKSIDPSVFFSSDPANNDTVEHFYADLQMFTTGNDNPDPSTYMKTYTCNTIPQKANNWSGDNYSRYCNPEYDQLWEASNKELDPKKRAEIFIKMNDILVKDFVVIPLVHRAEVAAINNQLQGFDLTPWDRNTWNIKDWKVK from the coding sequence GTGTTTCAGAAATTATTTAATCGTTCTTTTTTAAATTTACTTGTTTGTGTATCTTTGGGTTCATCTTTTGTCTTATCTGGTTGTAACCCCAAAACAGAAACCCCTAACGCTTCTGTTCCTTCTCAGACCCAAAATGACACCTTAAAGCTATTATACTGGCAAGCTCCCACTATTCTCAATCCTCATCTTTCTACAGGGTTTAAAGATTCGGAAGCTAGTAGAATTACTTTAGAACCTTTAGCGAGTTATGATAAAAATAGTCAATTAATTCCTTTTTTAGCGGCTGAAATTCCTACTATCGAAAACGGAGGAATTGCTAAAGATGGTAAGTCAGTAACTTGGAACTTAAAACAGAACATAAAATGGTCAGATGGGACTCCTTTTACGGCTGATGATGTAGTCTTTACTTATCAATTTATTACTAATAATAAAGTCGGGTCTACCAGTGCAGAAACTTATACGAATATTGTCAAAGTTGAAGCTTTAGATAAGTATACCGTAAAAATAACTTTTAAGACAAGTACCCCCTCTTGGGATCGTCCATTTACTGGCACATCAGGAATGATTTTACCTCGTCATAGTTATGAAAAGTATAACGGAGAAAATGCCCGACAGGCCCCTGCCAATTTAATACCTATTGGTACAGGACCTTATAAAGTAATTGAATTTAAACCAGGAGATGTAGTCGTTTATGAGGCAAATTCTTACTTTAGAGATGAGGATAAATTAGGCTTTAAACGGATAGAATTAAAAGGAGGAGGAGATGCGACATCGGCCGCTAGGGCAGTATTACAAACTGGGGACGCTAACTATGCCTATAATCTGCAAGTAGAAGCCCCTATTTTGAAACAATTAGAAACAGGAGGACAAGGAAAAATTATTTCATTATTAGGGCCATTAAGTGAAAGAATTCTAGTAAATTTATCTGATCCTAATCAAACAACTAAAGAAGGTGAACGTTCTAATTTAAAATTTTCTCATCCTTTCTTTAATGATAAAAAAGTTAGAGAAGCGTTTAGTTTAGCCGTTGATCGTGATACCATTGCTCAACAATTATATGGGGTAACAGGAAAACCAACTGCTAATTTTTTAATTTTACCGCAAGAATATAATTCTCCTAATACTAGCTATGAATTTAATTTAGAGAAGGCATCTCAATTATTAGACGAAGCAGGATGGAAAGACACTAATAATAATAGAACCAGGGATAAAAATGGAGTAGAAATGAAAGTTTTATTACAAAGTTCTGTTAATACTCTGCGTCAGAAAACCCAAGAAATTATTAAACAAGGATTACAAAAAATTGGGGTAGGAGTAGAATTAAAAAGTATTGATCCGAGTGTATTCTTCTCTAGTGATCCGGCGAATAATGATACAGTTGAACATTTTTATGCAGACTTACAAATGTTTACTACAGGGAATGATAATCCTGATCCGAGTACCTACATGAAAACCTATACTTGTAATACTATTCCTCAAAAAGCAAATAATTGGTCAGGAGATAATTATTCTCGTTATTGTAATCCTGAATATGATCAATTATGGGAGGCATCCAATAAAGAATTAGATCCCAAAAAACGTGCAGAAATCTTTATTAAAATGAATGATATATTGGTGAAAGATTTTGTTGTCATTCCTTTGGTTCATCGCGCTGAAGTTGCTGCTATTAATAATCAATTACAAGGTTTTGATTTAACCCCTTGGGACAGAAATACTTGGAATATTAAGGATTGGAAAGTAAAATAA
- a CDS encoding type II toxin-antitoxin system RelE family toxin, protein MKSSVTKSFRKRLGDLPASVQEQTNKAYALWQEDPYHPSLQFKRVSQKQPIYSARVSLNYRVLGLLEGDHIYWYWIGTHDEYDELLKRM, encoded by the coding sequence ATGAAATCAAGCGTCACAAAGTCATTTCGCAAGCGGCTAGGAGATCTGCCTGCATCAGTTCAAGAACAAACCAATAAAGCTTACGCCCTTTGGCAAGAAGATCCTTATCATCCAAGCCTTCAGTTCAAGCGAGTCAGTCAGAAGCAACCGATTTATTCTGCTCGTGTCAGTCTCAATTATCGTGTTTTAGGTTTACTCGAAGGCGACCATATTTACTGGTATTGGATTGGCACACACGATGAGTACGATGAATTGCTAAAACGGATGTAG
- a CDS encoding type II toxin-antitoxin system HicA family toxin → MSVKRRDLVRYLEENSFYLLREGGNHSIYTNETKTIPVKRHKIFDRITANEICKQAGLLPKF, encoded by the coding sequence ATGTCGGTCAAACGACGTGATCTAGTTCGCTACCTTGAAGAAAACAGTTTTTATCTTTTGAGAGAAGGTGGTAATCACTCAATTTATACTAATGAAACTAAAACGATTCCTGTAAAGAGACATAAAATTTTTGATAGAATTACAGCCAATGAAATCTGCAAACAGGCTGGTTTATTGCCGAAATTTTAG
- a CDS encoding type II toxin-antitoxin system HicB family antitoxin translates to MIQSYTAKYIKIDAGYMGQLIEWPEVVTEGKDLEECRQMLRDATQEMVLAYQQQYKEIPLGNSLIEQMPVEVNYVGQTT, encoded by the coding sequence ATGATACAAAGCTATACGGCTAAATACATTAAAATTGATGCGGGTTATATGGGTCAACTCATTGAGTGGCCAGAAGTTGTCACCGAAGGTAAAGATCTAGAAGAATGTAGACAGATGTTGCGAGATGCTACCCAGGAAATGGTTTTAGCCTATCAACAGCAGTATAAAGAAATTCCACTGGGCAACAGCCTGATAGAACAAATGCCCGTTGAGGTTAATTATGTCGGTCAAACGACGTGA
- a CDS encoding type II toxin-antitoxin system RelE/ParE family toxin — protein sequence MPEPTPIEIKATREFKRKVQLLSKKYPHLQTDLQPILEKLRLGETLGDRLSGIKYIAYKVRIKNTDIQKGKSGGYRLIYWLKITDGIVLLDIYTKSEQDDISIVKIKQIITNFESEKFL from the coding sequence TTGCCTGAACCGACACCAATTGAAATTAAAGCTACTCGTGAATTTAAACGTAAGGTACAATTATTATCTAAAAAATATCCTCACCTTCAAACTGATTTACAGCCAATTTTAGAAAAGCTAAGATTAGGAGAAACTTTAGGAGATCGTCTCTCTGGTATTAAATATATTGCTTATAAGGTTCGGATTAAAAATACTGATATCCAAAAGGGTAAAAGTGGTGGGTATCGTCTGATTTATTGGCTGAAAATAACTGATGGTATTGTGTTGTTGGATATTTATACAAAATCTGAGCAAGATGATATTAGTATAGTCAAAATTAAGCAGATTATCACTAATTTTGAGTCAGAGAAGTTCCTCTGA
- a CDS encoding DUF2442 domain-containing protein, which translates to MPLPNYQLQLIFTNKEKKIYDCSPLLDFGIFQELRNKHYFNQVKILDGTVTWPNEQDICPDTLYLDSISQT; encoded by the coding sequence ATCCCCTTACCCAACTATCAATTACAACTCATATTTACTAATAAAGAGAAAAAAATTTATGATTGTTCACCACTTCTGGACTTTGGCATCTTTCAAGAACTTAGAAATAAACATTATTTTAATCAAGTAAAAATTCTAGACGGTACAGTAACTTGGCCAAACGAACAAGATATATGTCCTGATACTCTATATCTTGACTCTATTTCTCAAACCTAG
- a CDS encoding DUF6887 family protein, which translates to MMSPQPNFKTMSLQELRSYVLTHRDDEKAWQEFANRRRPNAIYFEVDMSLLEQETKLNELLEKKLND; encoded by the coding sequence ATGATGTCACCACAACCTAATTTTAAAACTATGAGTCTTCAGGAACTAAGAAGTTATGTTTTAACTCATAGAGACGATGAGAAAGCTTGGCAAGAATTCGCTAACCGTCGTCGTCCAAATGCTATCTATTTTGAGGTAGATATGTCTTTATTAGAACAGGAAACTAAACTTAATGAACTCCTTGAGAAAAAACTCAATGACTAA
- a CDS encoding DUF6888 family protein, with the protein MPTALQSSKCIILCQILSNCYRPIQLLRYDSKRKEIFVIAGEQGTIEITIFEGGNWRYDVTTT; encoded by the coding sequence ATGCCAACAGCCTTACAATCATCAAAATGTATTATTCTCTGTCAAATACTCTCTAATTGTTACCGACCGATTCAATTACTTCGGTATGATAGTAAAAGAAAAGAGATATTTGTTATAGCTGGAGAACAAGGGACAATTGAAATAACTATTTTTGAAGGAGGAAACTGGAGATATGATGTCACCACAACCTAA